AAGAAGAGCTTGATAATCTACGAGAAGTTCAAATTATTCTTGATTCCGACATTAGTAATTTGTATGTTTTTTCCGTGCCGAGATCCGGGGACCGTCTGTGTCACATAAATGAGCACGCTGATACTGTCCTAGATTGGCTATGGATGTATAAAACTCTGTTCTCTGGGCGTGCTCTTTCACAGCTTCATCCTAATACTTGGGCGATTACCCAAGGCTTCGAGCTTCTATGCTCGTTCTTAGATATCGAACCTACACTTAAGgttttttttctacttttttacTTTAACAGTCCCGTTTAGGTGTCAAGTTCGTAGGTTCATCTCTTTTCGAGGTgtcccaaacataaaaaatttttaagattgaAGGGGTAGATGGTACTACTTCCTTTTTCCTGACTTTGGAGGGTGTTAAGAGATTTAATCTCTACTGGAAGTATAATGTCTCTTTCCTGAAAATCTGACTTTCCAATGTAAATTCTAATGaactcctcaacatcaatttgtTAATGATACTGCAGAATGAGCGTCCGCTAATTCTGAGGGACATCCTTATAAACGAGTAGTAGGCTGCTCGAAATGCCATCAATAAGCTTTGAATTCTTCGCATCTTTATTTCATTTGTGATTTCTTCATCTCACGAGTTACTTTCTGTCTTTGTTTCCTATGTGACATGGCGGGGGGACTCACAGCTATTGCCGAAATGAAGAGGAGGTTAGCAACCCAACCTTCTATCACGGTTGGAGGCGataggattttttcttctgctactGTCAATCGTCAGCCACAGCCTCGGAGGGTTAAAAAGTGGGGAGGGACAAGGTCCCGAGGTTCACGTTGTGTTGGAGGATTCTCCCGCCAATTCCCCAGCCAGGAAACGGCCCAAGAATATTGGTCAGGATGCCGTTGTTATTTCAATCCCCCCGACCTTTAAGCATGTCTTTGTCAAGGGATTCTGCACGTTTGAATTTGTGGATTAGCACTTTATGAACGAGGACACCAAGGTAGTTCTTACTAAGATGCCCTCTGGAGGATATTCTTCCACGTGTCCAAAGGATGCTCCTGCATTCCGCTACTTATGTTAGGGACTCAGAGGTGAAGATCATGAGTATCCGCTTGGAATTCCTTGCCAAAGACAAGATGATTGCTGAAGCCACCACTCAAATCCAGGATCTCAATAACTCGGTTACCACTCTTCAAAGCAAGTAGACTTTCCTAGAGAATGAAGTGAAAGATTCGAAGTCAGCCCAAGCTGCTTCTGACATGAGGGAGGGGGCCTTGAAGAAGCAGGTTGCCGAGCTGATGAAAAAGATTGAAGAACTTGATCTGTCAGTTAGGAAGGCCGAACAGGCTGTTGTTGATGGTGTTTTTAATGCCGAGAAGAATATTTtggaacaaagtaaattgaagACTCCTGACTTGGACATCTCCGAAGTCAATGCCTTTAAGAAGGTGGTTGATGGAAAAGTTGTTTCCATATtgtaatttacatataattttcttTACTTACCTTTTTAAGTATTTTGAAGTTAGTACTTCAGAATTTGTGATACTTTTTACAGTATCTTCTCCGTTGCTTTTTTGGGACTTAACATTTATTTGTTCCCATTATATTCGAAATTAACTTATTGTTTAGCATTTCATTATTTATTGCTTATTGCTTATTGCATGACTATTTTTCGTTAAATCATTTTAATTCGAACTTTACTTTTAGTTTGATTTCGATTTTTAACGAGTAAAGCGATATTTTTCACGCACAACATTGGATCAATCATAAGACTTAAAAAAGACTTTTTAACaattcaaatatttatataaaagatTGCaaaaaaagagtttgagaatAATACAAGTGGGGCCTCGTCAAAAACCTAGATTCTTAGAAAAAAAGTGCCCTTTATTTGGCAAAGTAAAAGTTTCTTGAAGGTTTTATCGTCATCTAAGAAAATCTTTAAATGGGTTGCATTCCAGCTTCATAGGATCTTAGTGCCATCCAAGATCTCTAGCTTGTATGCTCCTTTTCTCATCGTTTCTTTCACTCTAAAGATTCTTTTCCAAATTGAGACTAACTTACCCGTGTTTCTGGAACCCCGGCATCAAGTTTCCTTAGAACTAAATCCCCCTTGGAAACTCCTAGGGTGGACTTTGGCGTTGTATCTCTTGGCTACCCTTTGTTTTAGGGCTTGTTCTGCAAAATTAGCCATTCTCCTGACCTCGTCAATTAGGTCCAAACTTTTGTAGGTTGTCGATGTTCCTAAAAGCATTATTGGGCTTGGCTCTCTAAGTTCTACTAGAATCACTGCTTCCTCACTATAAGTGAGTCTAAATGGAGTCTCAATGGTTGTGGAGTGTACTGTAGTTCAGTATGACCACAGCATTGATCAAACCTCGTCAGCCCAAGAACCAAGATGTTCATCCAATCTCTTCTTTAGCCCATTCAAAATTACCTTATTTGCAGTTTTGGCTTGCCCGTTGCCTGCAGATGTTCCACCGAGGTGAATATTTATTAGATCTCCAGTCTAGACAATAATTCTCGAAATCTCTAGTTTGTGAACTCGGTCCCATTGTCTATGACAATGGACTTGGGAATACCGAAGCTCACTATAATCTCTTTCCAGACGAACTTCCGACATTGGGCAGTACTGATGCTACACAATGGTGCAGCTTCGATTCACTTGGTAAAATAATCTATAGCAACTATAAGATATTTCACCTGGCCAAACCCTTGTGGGAAAGGTCCCAATAAATCTAACCCCCATTTGGCAAATGGCCGCGTTGGAATAATGGACACGAACTCATGGGGAGGCGCCTGGTGGAGGTTGCTGTGTTGCTGACATCTATCACATTTTTTCACATATTTCATAGCATCTTTGATGAGCGTCGGCCAGTAGTATCCAGCTCTGACGACTTTTTGTGCCAACAATTTCTCCACTAAGTGATGTCCAAAGTAACTTTCATGAACTTTCGGCAACACATATATCGTTTGTTGGTCATTCAGACATTTCAATAGCGATTGAGATACACCTATTTTATATAATTGCCCATTTATCATAATGTATTTGGCTGCTTGAAGCCGTAATTTcttgcttctttaatgtcactggGAAAATTCTCGTGTTCTAAATAATTACAAATTGGGTTCATCCATGTGTTGACAGTGGATGAACAAAATGTCGGAACGTCAGGTTTCATCACAGTAGGCTCTATAAGCACCTCCTGTATCAAACTACGAATTTTCATACCAGGCTTAGTGCTTGCGAGCTTGGATAACACATCGGCACAAGTATTCTGTTCTCTAGGTAAATACTTGATTAGAAAAGAGTCGAAAGCCTGCACCTCTTATTGTACTTTCTTTAAGTACTATTGCAATAACAGGTCCTGTGTTTGGTATTTTCCATTGATTTGGAAGATTACTAACTGTGAATCGCTAAACACAGTTACCTCTATTGCCCCGACATGCTAAGCTAGTGCCAATCTTGCATTCAAAGCCTCACACTCAGCTTAATTATTTGAGATaggaaaatcaaatttaatggaGGTCTCGTTCACCGTGTCTTCTCCTTTGATTAGGATGAGACCTGCTCTCCCGTACCGGATATTGGAAGCTCCATCCAAGTGAAGCTTCCATGTCGGTGTGTCGAAGTCAGGGTGCATCATCTCTGCCAGAAAGTCTACCATTGCTTGAGCCTTGATGGCTGAGCGTGGTTCATAACGTACGTCAAATTGTGATAATTCAATAGACCAATTCATCATCCGCCATGCGAGATCAGATTTCTGCAAAACCCTCTTAATCCATTGGTCGATTCGCATGATTAATAAATAACTTTGAAAATATTGGCATATTCGACGTGCCGATGTAAGTAACGCAAAGGCAAgcttttcaatttttgaataTCGTATCTCAGGTCCTTGAGGAACCTTACTAACAAAGTATACTGGACGTTGATATTTATCCTGATCTTCTAAGACCAAGGCTGAGGTCAGGATCTTTTCAATCATGGATTCACGGATAAATATAGAAATAGAGGCATGACGTGCTTAGGTTTTGCTAATATATGAGGGGAAGAaagcaaatttttaaaatgctaAAAATCAACCTCACATTCCTCAGTCCAAGCGTAGTCAACATCTTTTCTCATCAAATTAAAGAATGGTTTAGCCTTAGCGGTGAAAGCTCCCAAGAACCTTGAGAGGGCAGCCAACTAACCTGTGAACCTTTGAACCTCTTTGAGATTCCAAAGACTCAACATGTCTAAGATTGCCTAGCACTTTTCAGGATTGGCTTCTATGCCTCTTTGGGTAACCATGAATCCTAAGAATTTACCTCCCCAAACTCCAAACGCACACTTCGCTAGATTCAACCTCATCCTGTGAAGTTGGAGATAGTCAAATACTTCATTCAGGTCATTAATCAGGTCGGAAGCCTCGTTGGTTTTTATTATCATCAATGTAGACTTTCATGTTCTTTTTGATCTGTTGTTTGAAGACCTTTGCCATTGGCCTCATGAATCCTAAGAATTTACCTCCCTAAACTCCAAACACACACTTTGCTAGATTTAACCTCATCCTGTGAAGTCGGAGACAGTCAAATACTTCCTTCAGGTATTTGATCAGGTCAGAAGCCTTGTTGGTTTTTATTAGCATATCATCAATGTAGTATTTTATGTTCTTTCCGATCTGTTGCTTGAAGACCTTCACCATTAGCCTTTAGTATGTTACCCCTgcatttttttaaccaaaaaggCTTTATGTATAGCAGTAAATTCTCTTAGGGGTGATGAAAGCTATTTTATCCTCATCATCTTTGTGCATCGGGATCTGGTTATAACCACTATAAGCATCTAAGAAACTTAATATCCGATATCTCGAGGAGGAATCAATCATGTTATCTATGTTAGGTAAAGAAAAAGAATCCTTTGGACATGATTTGTTCAAATCTGTGTAGTCTACATATATTCGTCACTTCTCATTAGACTTTTCACCATCATAACATTTGACAACCAAGTGGAATAAGTCAATTCTTGGATAAACCTGTTATCCAGTAATCCCTAGACCTGGCTTTTGACCTCGATTGCCCGGTCAGGTGACATTTTTTAACGTCGGTGTGCAACTGTCTTGAAGTCAGGATTAGTAGCCAATTGATGGGACATGAATGCGGGGTCTTTTCGGGCATATCGGCAGGTTCCCAAGCAAATAAGTATACATTACCTCTTAAGAAATTCTGAAGTTCCGATTTCAAGGGGTAAGGTAGTTCTTTGTTGATGATGGTGTATTTCTCTGGCTTGTCCTCGGTTGGAAAATTTTCAAGCTCTCCATTAGCCTCTAAGCTCGAGTTCTCCTGAATTTGGGATTCTAAGTCAATAAGAAAGATCCCAGTGGACTCTTTGGCCTTATCTCGGAATGTAAGACTAGCTTTGTCGCATTTGACGGGAGACAGTCAATCTCTTTGAATCGTTGCAACCTGATTTTCTGCCGTCAGGAACTTCATgacaaaaaatttggtcaagGTGAATGCGTATAGATTGTTGAGTgtcttcctctacaaaattacATTGTAGGCTATGGAATCCTGAAGGACAATGAACTCACCCTATATTGCCCTTATGCTCACACCTTTTCCTATAGTGAAGAGGAGGTCCACAACCCCATCCAACTTGATGTAGTGATCTCCCAGACACATAACCCCCGGGAAATGGGATTTCATCAAGTGCTGATCTTTTAATCCCAGAGCATCAAATGTATTTCTAAAGAGAAGGTTCGAGTCTGCGCCGGTGTTGACGATGATTCTTTTCACAATGCCATTACCCAACATGGCTATGATAACCAAGGCTTCATCCTCATCCGATGTAGCAATCAGGAAATCTTCTGCTGTGGACTGGATTACTGGGATACTGGTTACCTTGAGAACTTCAAAGGTTGCAACCTTTACATCCCTTTTGACAACATTGTTGAACCTTGGCAAGCCGTTCCTCCCAACCACCACGATGACTACAACCTGAATTGTGTCTTCTGTACTTTTCGGAGGTTTGGAGtttcttggattcctggttTTTTGATCTTCGTTTTCGTTACTCCATCTTGACGGCCATATGTGTTGGACAAATTCCAGAAGCTTTCCATCTTGGATTACTTGCTCCAAGGCATCCTTCAGATAAATATAATCCTCAATCTTGTGACCATAGGACTTGTCAATACTGAACTTTTTTAGCGATGCTCTGGGTCGGATTTGTCTTGATTTTGGCAGTATGCCTTGGTGAGAGACTTGTTGATAAACCTCGGCAAGGAGGCCACTAGAGGGTGTAGGAGGTAAACTTTTTGACTCGCGGAACAGGAGGTTTTAGGGACAAGATCTGTCCCAAGTTTCCGCCTTTTTAAGGAGATGGCGTTGGGTTCTTTCTTTTGGTAGAAACCATCTTTAAAATATCATTGTCACGCATGTACGCCAAAGCGATTTGGTGGATTTCTTCCATAGACTTTACATCCTTGGAAGTTAAGTGCCTACGAAAGTCCTCTTCCAACAACCCAGCAATTAAACACAAACATACGACTTCTGGAGTTTGCGTATTCACCTCCAAGAGTGCTTTATTGAACCGATCCAAGTAGTTTCGAATACTTTCACCCACCCTTTGTTCCACCCCCAATAGGGAGTCTGGGTGTTTTGCTTGGGTCCTCCTGGTAGTGAAATGAGCCAGAAATTTGACCTTGATATCAACAAAGGAAGAGATCGACCAATTAGAAGGTATTGTATTAAACCATATTATGACTGGACCCGACAAAGTTATTGGAAATGCTTTGTATCGGATCACATCTTCAACTCCTTCTAAATTCATTCTAGACTTAAAGGCATCAATATGCTCTTGAGGATCCGTCTTGTCGTCATACTTCAAGTCCGTAAGCTTGTCAAAATACTTTGGCAATCGCACTTGGCGTGGGAGGCAAATGGGGTTTGTCCCATGATAACGTGTTCTCGGAATTCTCTATGCCTTTTAGGAATAGCATTCCTCTACGGAGTCCGCCTCCTTTTAGACTAGGCAAATCGCGACTCTTCCCATGCCTGAGAATTGCCATGTCGTCGGGATTaccttctcttctctctacgGCGTGGGGGAGAAGGTGAGGTCTGCCAGTGTTCCCGCCTTTGTTCAGGGTTTTTGGGACGGGACTCCTCCCGTTCCCTGGCCGGACAACTTTGGAAACGAAAATGTCTGGATAATGAGCACTCAGCCAGTTGTCGTTAAAGTTCCAATTGGTAACGCTCCAACTCCTGCACCCTCTGTCGCATTTCTTGCATGGCATGGTGATATTCATCTCCAAGGCCAGCGAAATGACGGGTTTATGAGTTGATGTGTTCATGATTTTCATAGTCGAACGGGACTTCCTCTTGACTTGGTGTGACATCAGTCTCGTGTCTATCCTCCTGTTTGTTGGCTTTTCAAAAGGGTGTTTAGATTAACTATAGAGTAAATTTGTCACTCAACCATTATTCTTTTTAAAGTGGGATTCCCACGGACGGCGCCAAATATTCGTGCTTGGAGCGGGTTTATGAACTGGAGAGATGAAGATTGGAAATCCCAACTTTGTCAAGCGCTGAACGAGGCCGGAAAGACAACCTGCAAGATACTCTGATGTTAAAGTCAGTAGAGTGTAGGTAGTAAGAGCCTTTTTCTATGTGTTTACCTATGGTTGCTtctctttttttacttttgctTTGTAGGGCTGCAGTTTTTTCAGCATTTAGTGCTTATTGTAGCATATTATTGCCGATATTCGACAATTACATGATTTGATGGTATAACTGTTGTGATATCCAACCGTTATCTCGTAAAATCGATTATGACCTTAATTGCTTTATtagttacatttttttttatccaaaacaCATGCAATTATTAGTATTCTCCTATGTAGAAGCCAATTTGGATTTAATAAGCTTTTCCATACACTTTATGaatatttctttgctttttaaaattaaacctGTTCATTTGGATTTAATAATTCTCCATACACTTTATGAATATTTGTCTTCTATTTTGTATTcgtccaaataataataataataaaaatcacaatttttcttttatgttttattcttccttcttattttattttctcatccAAACAAAGAAGAGTAAAATTTTCTAACGTATATATAAGGCGGTGTAACAAACAGGCAGACACAGAGAGTGGAGTGTtccatttcaaaattcaaaatttgaataaagcgaagaagaaaaagaaaaatggctTCAGTTTCCGGCAACATGAAGGGTTTCTACAGGCAGAAGAAAAGCAACACCAAATCTTCCAAGAAAGCCTCTGCCAAGTCTTCCAAGAAAGCCTCTGCCAAGTCAGATGCAGCCCAACCTACCGCTCTCGTCTCTCACGAAGGTAAACTTGATCTTCAAGGTCCCTATTCTCTTCTTCAATCATTCTCATGATTCTATTTCCTCTATTAATTGATTAAGGATGGTTTTGTTGAACTGCTGATCAGATGATTACAGTGCTGGCGAGGCAATGCTGCGGCAATTCGACATGAACATGGCGTATGGCCCTTGCGCTGGGATGACAAGGACGGCACGGTGGGAGCGTGCGCAGAAGCTTGGTCTCAACCCTCCACAGGAAATCGAGAAGCTCTTGAAGAGTGGCAAGGTTCAGAACGAGTCCTTGTGGGATGGTCGCATTTAGGAGCTAGGGTTTTTCTTACCCTATGCCCAAAATCGAATCTGTTTGGGTGTTTAGGTTTTGTTTAGGGTTTGATGGCTGGGGTAAAATAGTGTTCAGCTTCTTGCTGGGTCCTATTTCCCTGCTTCTATACCATTATGTTATATCAATGAAGTTCAATATGTTTTGATCTATGTAATATCTAATGTTATTGGACCTGTCTCTAGATGTTAATTAATTCTAGTTAACCTGGTATCAAATCATGGTTTACTTTTCAGGATTTGACATTGTTACTCTTGATCACATCATGATAATGTTAGTTGGGTACTGTCAAAATATTTCAGTGTATTAAATAAATTGGTAGCTTGTCTTTATTTCTGGTTCGAGATATAGAGCTATTTTGCTTGCTTGTCTTTAAGTTTGGAAGGAATCGGTGGAATGATTCTTCATCATTGTAGTGGAGCGAAGAATACAGGGCTAACATGAATATCAAAAGAAGAGAGCATGTTCATTGAAGACACTATTAGGTGTGTCCAACAGGGGAGTATATCGCTGATCTTAGAAGGAATATATCAATTTCTGTATTGTTCAGCCTATAGCCTCCCTATGAAGCATGACACAGGTGAAATGCCTATACTCTCCTGTTAGGGCGTGAAGAAATTTTGGGGTTTAGGGGCTTCAAGCCACTTGATGAAGCAAGAGCTATCGCTCCTCAAAGGTCCATGTAGGAGTATTTGGTGATTCATTGGTGATTCCGCAGCCTATGGTAGGTGTCATCTCGAATTTGACCTTATTATTAGGCATAATTATGGTTGAAGTAATGAAGTTTCCCATTTTAGTTACTCTTATCAATTTGACCACTGAGTCCATGACTAAATCAAATTTGATGAAACAAGTGTTAGATATATGATAGAATTGCTCTATGCATGCAATTTGTTTCAGGCACTAAGGTCTAACGAAGTTGGCTCAAataagcaaagaaaaaaaaaattcctcaAAGAGGAACTTCATCTTATTGCTGTACACTATCCAGGTAGTAATTTCTGTGTAGTTTATGTGAAATTTACAATTGCACGAGTTTGATTATCCTTTAATGCAATAATACGGAAGAAATTGACTTCACCAATTGAATAATTCATCGGTGAGTGATTTAATAAATTTCCTACTATTTTGAAGTTAGTTTCTCGTGAATTATGTTAAAACATAAAAGACTTTACCTCACAAATAGATTCTGTCATGTTGATTTTCATTAGCTGCATAAATATGGCATTTTGAGCATTAGGTTCATCCTTCCTCGCATTGAGTTGTCAGACTCAATGTATATTTGATGTTGAGATCTGTTGCTCTACTTAGcttcataattatatttacaATCAAGACAATCAACAGTGGTATTTATAGCAGGATATTTGGGATGCCGTATTGCCTTCTTTTTTGAAGTAATGAAGTACTAAACACATTAACTTTTCAACATATGTTTCAATTTATGTGGTCAATTAGCTGTTTAAGATGTTAACAAGTTATAGCTGGCTAATTATAATTTACTAATAGTAAGTTATAAAGTACAatgctatataaatatagaatCGCTGCATTTTTGTTTCTTATGTTTGTCTCTTGTGGCTGTCTCATGTCTTTTGTTCTTTTGAAGCTGGCCTTTTCTTATGTTGGTCTCagattttcaaggatt
The genomic region above belongs to Arachis duranensis cultivar V14167 chromosome 3, aradu.V14167.gnm2.J7QH, whole genome shotgun sequence and contains:
- the LOC107481513 gene encoding uncharacterized protein LOC107481513, producing MRIDQWIKRVLQKSDLAWRMMNWSIELSQFDVRYEPRSAIKAQAMVDFLAEMMHPDFDTPTWKLHLDGASNIRYGRAGLILIKGEDTEVLIEPTVMKPDVPTFCSSTVNTWMNPICVSQSLLKCLNDQQTIYVLPKVHESYFGHHLVEKLLAQKVVRAGYYWPTLIKDAMKYVKKCDRCQQHSNLHQAPPHEFVSIIPTRPFAKWGLDLLGPFPQGFGQVKYLIVAIDYFTK
- the LOC107481589 gene encoding uncharacterized protein LOC107481589; the encoded protein is MASVSGNMKGFYRQKKSNTKSSKKASAKSSKKASAKSDAAQPTALVSHEDDYSAGEAMLRQFDMNMAYGPCAGMTRTARWERAQKLGLNPPQEIEKLLKSGKVQNESLWDGRI